Genomic window (Marinitoga sp. 38H-ov):
TTCAGGTGTTTTAGTATCTATTGATGAACAATCACCTGATATTGCTATGGGTGTTGATAAGGCATTAGAAGCAAAAATTGGTGAAATTAAAGATGATGATCCATATGAAAAAATTGGTGCTGGTGACCAAGGTATTATGTTTGGTTATGCTACAAATGAAACTCCTGAAATGATGCCTTTACCTATTGTTTTGGCTCATAAATTGGCATATAGATTAGCAGAAGTTAGAAAAAATGGAACTTTAGAATTTTTAAGACCTGATGGTAAAACACAAGTAACTGTAGAATATGATGAAAATGGAAAACCTATTGAAGTAGAAACAGTTTTAATTTCTACACAACATGAACCTGATGTAACTATAGATGAAATTAGAGAAGCTTTAATAGAACACGTTATTAAACCAATTATTCCAGAAGAATATTTAACTGATAATACAAGAATATTAGTTAACCCTACTGGAAGATTTGTATTAGGTGGTCCTCATGCTGATACTGGTTTAACTGGTAGAAAAATTATAGTTGACACATACGGTGGATGGGTACCACACGGAGGAGGAGCTTTCTCTGGTAAAGATCCAACAAAAGTTGATAGATCAGCTCATTATATGGCTAGATACGTTGCTAAAAATATTGTAGCTGCTGGATTAGCTGATGAAGTAATGATTCAATTAGGTTATGCTATCGGTGTTGCAAAACCTGTATCAATTTTAATTGATACAAAAGGTACAGCTAAAGTTGATGAAGATAAATTATATAAAGTAGTGACAGAAATGTTTGACTTTAGACCAGGTGCAATTATTAAAAACTTAGATTTATTAAAACCAATTTATAAAAAGACTGCAGCTTATGGTCATTTCGGAAGAACAGATATTGACTTACCATGGGAAAGAACTGATAAGGTTAATGAATTAAGAGCTGCTTTTGGATTATAATATAATAAAATAAATATAAAGGGAGGAATTTAAAGTGCCAAATATAAAATCTGCTAAAAAAAGAGTAAGACAAACTGCTAAAAGAAGATTAAGAAACAAAAGTTATAAAACTAGAGTAAAAAATTCTATTAAAAAAGTATTAGTAGCTATTGAATCAAAAGAAGAAAAAGAAACAATAAATGAATTATTAAGAAATGCATTTTCTGTAATTGATAAAGCTGCTAAAAAAGGTGTTATTCACAAAAATAATGCAGATAGAAAGAAATCTAGATTAACAAAAAGAGTTAAAGAATACTTAGGCGAAGAAGCTTAAATAAAATTCCCGGCAAAAGCCGGGAATTTTTAAATTAATGTTTAAGGAGGAGTTTTATGCATGATAAAATAGGGGTATTAAAATATTTTTTAAAACCCCAAAATTTTGATAGTTATCCTTTAAAATGGAATGAGATTTTTGGAAATAAAAGAAAAATATATGTTGAAATAGGTTTTGGTAGTGGAGAATACATGGCTGCTCTTGCAAAAGAAAATCCAGATATAAATTTTGTAGGTTTTGAAACTTCTCTTACAGCATTATATAAAGCACAAGTTAATTTCTATAATAATAATGTAAACAACGCAAGAGTTATTCAAGGTGATGCGAGATTATTAATAAGAGAATTGTTTCCATCAAATTCTATATCAAAATTAATAGTAAATTTTCCTTGTCCTTGGCCAAAAGAAAGACATAAAAATAGAAGAATATTTATAGAATCATTTATTAAAACCTTAGCTGATGTTTTAAAAAAAGGTGGAACTATTGAATTAGCTACAGATGTTGATTGGTATGCTCAAGAAGTTTATGAAACTTTTAATAATTCCGAATTTTTTGAAGCACAAGAAGTTATAGAAAACTTTAATAGACCAGTTAAAACCAAATATGAATTAAAATGGGATAAAGAAGGAAGAAATAAATATTTGTTTATTGCAAAAAAAGTTAAAGATTATAAAGTTAAAAGAGTTTTGGAAGGAGTGAGCGAATTGCCACATAAATCAATAAAAAATGTTGATATTGAAAAATTAAAATCTTTAAAGGATCAACATATAAAAAATGAAAATTTATCATTCACTGTAAGTTCTATATATGAAGATTTATCAAATGATAGATATTTGTTAAAGGTTGTTTCTACAGATGATGATTTTATGCAACAATATTATGTGTCTATATATAAAAAAACAAATGATTGGCTCGTAAAATTAGACTCAACTACAATACCATATAGAACACCTTCTGTTAAATATACAGTTTATAAAATAGCGGAGTTAGTGGAAAGTGATTAATTCATATTGCGGTTTTGATTAATGTCCTATATATATTGCTACAATAAATAATGATTTTGAACTAAAAAAAGAAATTATAAAAAAATACAATACTTCAGATAATCCTCTTACTATTGAGGACATAAATTGTTTAGGATGCACAAATAAAGAAATTTTGTATAAGTACTGTTATGAATGTACAATAAGAAAAAATAGAGACGGCTGAACCGTCTCTATATTTCTTCTATTTCATTGTATTTTTTTCTAAAATTAAATAAGAATACAGTTGAAGCTAAACTTATTAAAGATAAAACTAACATAAAGAAATTCATTCCATCCATTGAATAAAATATAGATAAATATGGTCCAAAGAAATTACCACTTATTCTAAATGCTGAAAATACTGCCATACCTTTTTCTTCAAATCCTACTGATAAATATGATGCATATTCACTACTCATTGTTAATGATAGTCCTAAGAATAATCCAGATATAATTATTAACATTAAAAATAAATACATCGAAATTGAACTAGCAAACATTGATAAAATTAATGTTGCAAATGATGCTAATGGTATCCAGATTTTTACCCCATTAACTTTATGTTTTAATAAATTTCCTATCATTAAAGATAATGCAAAAATGGATATATATATTTTTCCAAATACTGGATTATTAACATATTTTTCTATAAACAATGGCATTGTTGCTTGGAAACCAACTATTACCGCTAATGTAAATATTCCAAAAAATGCTGCTAAGAATATTCTTGGTGAAAATTTAGTTACTTGTTTTTTTACTTTTTCTGGATGTATTTCAATAACAGGTAATTGCTTATACAATATCAATGTAGCTATAAAAAGTATAATACCCACTGTCATTAATATATACTGTGACATGTATATAAAACCAGTTCCTATCACTAAAGGCCCCATAACTGCTCCAAAACTTGCTAAAAATTCTACTAATCCAAAATATTTTGTTTGTTCTTTTGCTGATAAATTTGATTTTGATATTACTGTTAATGCATTCGAAAATAATGCAGAGTCAGCTATACCTTGTATCGCACGAAATACAATTGCTAACATAGGTAATTTTAATGACATTCCAGATAAATACAATGCTGTACTCCATAATGCCATTGAGTATAAGAAAGTTTTACTTTCACCTTTTTGTTCTAATATTTTTCCCCAATATGATCCAAATAATATAGATACTAATGGTGTAATTCCAATAAAAGTACTTGCTAATAATGTTGACCCAAATATTTCTGCTAATTGTGGAAAAGACGATGCAATTCCAACTTGTACAAAAACTTGTAAGAATGGCAATGCTAATATAAATTTTAAATTATTATTTTTCAACAATATCCCTCCTGTTTTTATCTCATATAGCAATTATACTTTATATTATTTATATTAAATAGACTAGAATATAGTTTACTCAAATATTAATTATTTGATAATAATTGTCTCTAAAATCCTTTTTAAATCAAAGTTTAATCATTCTGTAAATATATATGTTATAATATTGTTGATAACTATCCATTTTTGTTTATAATTATCAAATTTGTTTATAGTTTTCAACAATTGTTAATTACTAAAATGTTTTTATATATTGAGTTTTAGAAGTTAACAACAAAAAATGTTGGTAACTATATAAAAAGTTGATAATTATTTTCAACAATTTCAAAGTTGATAATTTTCATTATAAACCTAAATAACAACTTTCAACGTTTATAGTTTATAAATTATAAACCAAATAGAATTTAATAACATTTAAATATAAAACATATGTTCTACTTTTTTCGTTATTAAATTTATCAACATTATAATTATATTTTTTATTCAAAGTTTTCAACATAACATAAGTATTATGAGTAAATGGTTTTAGAAGTTATAAACAAACAACATCACTATAGCACCTATACCTATATAATATATATATAAGGAGAGAAAAAATGAAAAGAATATTGTTGTTAATTTTAATAATCATAATATCGTTATTTTTAGTAGATATATTAATGGTATATATATCTACTAATATTGAATATAAAAATATTAAAATTGAAAAAGAAGATAAATTTATAGATGAAGTATTAAACATTTCTAATGAAGAAATTGAAAAAGAATTAGTTAATACATGGTATAATGTAATTACTGATGGAAAAAGTATTATTTTAAAAGATATATTATATATAAACAAGAATATTTATGCTTTTGGAATAAATGAAAAAGAAAATAAAAATATTATTATTATAAAACTAGATAATGATGGAAATATTTTATTTCAAAAAGAAATAAAGGTATCTTCTTCAACCAATATATATAGTGTAGAAAATATTAATAACAATTTTTATATATTAGGTATTCAAGAAAATAAACCTATTATATATGTTATAAACTATTATGGAGAATTATTAAAATCAAGAAAATTTGAAAATTATGGAGAATTTTTTAAGATTATAAAAGATGATTATGAAAGCATATATGTGTTGGGTTATATTAAAGATGATAATAAAAAAATAGGAGTTTTAATGGAAATAAATAAAGATTTAGATATTTTAAATGAATTTAAGGTCAATTGGTATAATAATGAAGAGATATATGATTTAATTTCAGATAAAAACTATATATATTTATTAGGAAATACTAATTCAACAGCTAATAATAATTACAATATTTTTGTCATTAAATTAAATAAACTAAATTATAATGATTATACTATACAAAAATATGGAACTGATATATTAAATGAAATTGGATATTCATTATTATATGACGAAAATAATTTTTATATTGTTGGATATAGTTCAACGATTAATAATTTCCCGTGGAAGTTATTAATTATTAAAACAGATAATAATTTAAATGAAATTCAAAGAAAAGATTATTTATTAAAAAAATCAGCAAGAGGTTTATCTGCAAATGTTTCTCGAAATAATTTAATTATATCTGGATATTCATTAGAGCAAAATAATGATTTTGATGGTTTTATTAGTATTGTAAATAAAACTGATTTAATCAATATTAAAGATATATATTATGGAAAAGAATTTGATGAAAGATTATTAAAATCAAAAATTATAAGCAATAATGTTATTGTTTCAGTTGGTTATCAAAAAAATAATGAAATAATTTCTGGTATAATATTATATACAGATATAGATGGAAACTTAAAAGGATTTATTAAATAACAATGGAGGGATTCGATGAAAAAAGAACATATATCTTTGTATAAGTTGTTATCTAATAGTGTAATGAAAATAGTTATTTTAGGAATTTTGTCTGTTTTAATAGTTCTATCTATATTTAATTATTTTAATATTAGAAATATTGAGAAAACTTTAAAAAGTAATATTGATGGGTTAATAAAAATAGCATTTAATTCTATGTATAATACATTGTATGATTTTGATGAAAGATTCTATAAATCATTAGATAAGTTGATGCTAGACTTAAAAGAAAGACCAGTTGATGATTATGAATTAATAAAAATATTTTCTTCAATGTCTGTTATGATGGGAGAAACATATGATACAAAAATGATTGATATTAATAATTTAGATCAAGAAGTTAGAAATAAAATAATCAATTTAAATGATTATAGTTATTATGTTATTGTAGACATGCACCCAAAAATGATAACAAGATATATATATATAAAAACTGAAAATGATTATTTTTTAATTGAATCAATGTTACCTACAAATAGAATTATTAAAACTATTAATAACTTAACAACATTAAAAGACACATATGAGTTCATAACTGATATAAATATTTGTACTCATGATTTTGAAAGTTTAGCATCATCATATGAATTAAATGAACTTGATACTACTAATTTAATGAAAGTTTTTGCTAATGGTGAACCTATAGTATTAGAGAAAAATGGCAAGTTTACATATTATAGCACCTGGAAATATGAAGATGAAAAAACATATTTTCATCCTATAGGAATTATATTAAAAATGGATTTTGGAGTATATAGAAATAGTATTATATATAACATTTTAGGTATGTTTGTAGCATTATTATTTATTATATATATTATATCTAAAAAGGTTCATATGCTTTCAAAACAAATATCTACCCCTTTCGAAAAAATGATTGATAACATGAAGAATTTTCAAAAAACTAGATATTTAGAGTTTGATAAAATATTTGATCATTGTAATATAAAGGAAATTAATGAATTAATGACAGAATATCAGAAAATGACAGAAGACATTGTTTCTTCTTTTGAAGAGATTAATACAATGAATGAAGAATTAGAAGAATCATACAGGGAAATAGAAAGCATAAATAATGAATTAGAAGAGGCATATATTAACTTTAGCACGCAATTAGCAATGATTTCTGAAGGATATGATGAAAATACAGGTAATCATGTAAATAGAGTAGGAGAGTTATCTGCATTTATTGCTGAAAAATTAGGTGTTATGGATGAAAATATTGAAAAAATTAGACATTATGCACCTTTACATGATATTGGAAAGATAATGGTTCCAAAAGAAATATTAACAAAGAAAGGAAGATTAACAAAAGAAGAATTTGAAATTATGAAAAAACATACATTATATGGTGCAACATTAATTGGTGATTCGCCTCAATTTGAAATTGCTAAAAATATAGCATTATATCATCATGAGAAATATAACGGAAAAGGTTATCCATTTGGATTGAAAGGTGAAGATATACCACTATGTGCAACAATAGTTAGTGTTGTTGATGTATATGATGCTTTACGTTCAGAAAGACCATATAAACCTGCATTTACGCACGAAAAAGCTATGGATATTATTTTAAATGGAGATGATAGAACTAATCCTGATGATTTTAATCCAGAAGTTTTAAAAATAATTAAAGAATATGAATATGAAATAAAAGAATTATGGGAAAAAATAAAAGAAGATAGTTCAAAATTGAAAAAGATATTAGATATAGAAAAGGAATAATTTAAATCCGCTTTTAGAAGCGGATTTTTTTATATTGACATTTCAAAAAAATAATATATGGTATAATTGAATTGGAGGTGGAATCGATGAAAAAATTGCCGATAGGGATACAGGATTATAAGGAAATAATAGAAGATAATTATATATATGTAGATAAAACAAAATATATTTTTGATTTAATAGATAATGGAAAATATTATTTTTTATCTCGTCCTAGAAGATTTGGAAAGAGCTTAACAATATCAACATTATATTATATATTCAAAGGAGAAAAAGAATTATTTAAAGATACATATATATATGACAAATGGGATTTCAAAGAATATCCTATTATAAGATTAAATATATTATTAGCTGCTACAGATAATGAAGAGAGATTTAAAAAGAGTTTGACAAACTTAATAAAACAAGAAGGTCAAAGAAATAATGTAGAAATATTGGAAGAAGATTATAAATTTGCATTTGATGAATTAATACTTAAATTATCCAGAAAAGGAAAAGTGGTAATATTAGTAGATGAATATGAAAAACCAATATTAGATAATATAAATAACAAAGAAAAAGCTGAAAAATATAGAGAAATATTAAGAGATTTCTATGTAACAATCAAATCCAGAGATGAATACATAAAATTTGTATTTATCACAGGAATAACAAAATTTAATTTAAAAAGTGATTATTCTGGGTTAAATAATTTAAATGATATATCATTAGACAATGATTATTCTCAAATGTTAGGTTATACGCAAGAAGAATTGGAATATTATTTTGATGAATACATAAAAGAAACAGCAGAAAAATTAGAAATAACAAAAAATGAATTATTGCAAGAAATGAAAAAATATTATAATGGATTTTCATTTGATGGAGAACATTTTGTATATAACCCATTTTCTATATTAAAATTCTTTCAAAAAAAAGAATTTGAAAATTATTGGTTTGAAAGTGGTTACACATCATTTATATATGAATATATAAAAGGGAAAAAGGTAACCTATGAAGATTTAACAAAATATCCAGTAAGTGCAATGGATTTCTCATCAAGAGAAATAGAGGATGCAAAAGCAAATATATTCTTTGCACAAGCTGGTTATTTAACCTTTAAAGGAATAAAAAGATATGGTTTAAGAAAAAAATATATATTGGATTATCCTAATATAGAAGTAAAAAATAGTTTTTCGGAATTAATATTAGAAGCAAATTATGGATTAGAAGAAATAGAAAATATAATATATGAATTAGTAGATGAAAATAATATAGAGGGATTAATAGAAGAAATAAAAAGGATAATAAGCGCTATACCGTATAATTTACATCAAAATAGAGAAAGTTATTATCATTCATTAATATATACAATATTAGCATCAGCAGGATTAAATGTAACAGCAGAAGAATTAACAAATCTTGGAAGAATAGATTTAGTATTAGAGCATAATGACAAAATATACTTATTTGAAATAAAATTAGACAAAAGCGCTAAAGAAGCAATAGAACAAATAAAAGAAAAGAAGTATTATGAAAAATATAAAAATAATGAAGTTTATATTATTGGAATAAACATAGATTCAGAAAAGAGAAATATTGATGAGTATATAATAGAAAAAGTAAAATATAGCATGTAATTTTTTGTGTAAATACTTCATCTTGGATGGTAATAAATTAATTAAATTAGATTATTTTTTCTTGACTTATTTCATATGAATTATCGTCTATATTGAATCATAAAAAATATATAATCATAATAACCTTGAAAAAAATCCCCTCTAATTTTAGAGGGGATTTAAGTTTGTAGACAAACTTAAAAATAAAAACAAAGTATTTTCAAAAATAATATTCAGAGGAAAATTCTAAAACCTCAAAATTGGAATCAAAATAAAACTCAATCAAACGCTCGATTGGTAATCTGAAAAAAACATATTTTTAATGCTACGCATTAAAAATAAAAACAAGATTTATAAAGAATATTAAAAATTTTTTATTTTTGCAAAGCGAAAGTTTCGGGAATTTTCAATGGTTCATCGCATTATTTTTATTAACTTTCTTTATGATAACTAAACAATTTTCGAGTTTTCATTCGTTTTATTTTTGAATTCCAATAATATATCTGGTACCATTCACATTTTTTGTGAATTTCAAGTATTTGCTCATATTATTTTTTTATAAAATACTTTGTCGACAGTATAAAATCCCTTTCTAATTTTAGATAGGACTTTTTGTCGAATGTTGACGAAAATTGTCGAAGCTGTCGACTATGTCGAAAAAAAGATAGTTGTTCTTTTTTATTAATAAAAACCCAATAACTAAAAAATTAACAATAAAAATATATCAATTATATAATAAAAATGTAAATTTATTTAATTTACGAAAAGAGAAATTTATAATAAATTCACATTAAAGCTGTTGATTTTTTTTTTTTTTTTGCTAAAATTATTATGAATAAATAATTAATAAAAAGCTTATTTTAGTTATGTAGAATGTCCAAAAAGTTAAAATCACTCAGACAGCTCGATTGCATATCTTTAAAAATTATTCATTCCCAGCCGTCGTTCAGATTTTGCCTCCATGCAAAAGCTTCACTCAAAAAAACATCCTGTTTTTTTTGACGGCTTTCATTCATAATTTTTAAAGGCAATCTTCGAGTCTTCGTTTCTTTTAGACTTTTTGGACATCCTAAGTTATGTATAATTTAACTAAAGGTTATAAAAAAAGAAAATAGATAAATTTTAGATTATATTCATATCTTTAATCCATATAAAAAATAATTATATTGGAAAGTGTAAAATAAAAATTAATAGGAGGTTTATATGAAACTATCTAAATATTTAGTGTATGTATGGGTAAAAAATAATTTAATTATATATAATACATTTAATAAATCTATAGTGTCTTTGAATAAAGAAATTGGTGATATATTCGTAAATAAATTAACAAAAGGAGATTTTAATGTATCAAAAACTATTATAGATTTTTTAATAAATGAAGGGATAATATATGAAGATGATAATTTTAATGAAATTGATATTCTTAAAAATATTGATTATATTAATAAAAATAAATTAGAAGAACTTGATCTTACTATAGCTGTGACTACAAAATGTAATTTTTCTTGTATTTATTGCTATGAAAAAGAAATAAAAAAAGAAGATATTACTAAAAATACATTAGATAAAATAATTGATTTTATTTATCGTAATATAAAGGATCTTCGAAAGCTGAAAATTACATGGTATGGTGGAGAACCACTTTTAAAAATAAAAGAAATGGAATATTTTTTTCATAAAATTATTCCTATACTAAATGAAAGAAAAATACTCTATGAGAGTTCAATAATAACAAATGGTTATTTATTAAATAAAAAAACTATAGAAAGGTTAAAAAAAATAAAAGTAACACATTTACAAGTTACAGTGGATGGTATTAGAGAATTGCATAATATTAGAAGACCTCTAATAAATAAAAAAGATACATTTGATAATATTATGAAAAATATAGAGTATGCAAAAAGAGAATTTGATATAGCTTTAAGAGTAAATTTAGATAAAGAAATTTATGAAAATTTTGATGAATTTCTTAATTATTTAAAAGAGAAAAAATTAGAAAAATATATTTCAATTTATGTATCTTTTACAAAAAATTATTTTGGGGATAATTTACAATATTTTAATCAGTCAGAATATTATAATATAGAATTAGAAATAATAGAAAAGATAATTAATAGAAATTTTAAATATGCTTATGATATTTTAAATGGTATCGGTATTTGTCCTGCACCATACAAAAATAGTTTGATAATTTCATCTGATGGAAATATTTATAAATGCCCATTACATATTGGAAACGTAGA
Coding sequences:
- the rpsT gene encoding 30S ribosomal protein S20 produces the protein MPNIKSAKKRVRQTAKRRLRNKSYKTRVKNSIKKVLVAIESKEEKETINELLRNAFSVIDKAAKKGVIHKNNADRKKSRLTKRVKEYLGEEA
- a CDS encoding ATP-binding protein codes for the protein MKKLPIGIQDYKEIIEDNYIYVDKTKYIFDLIDNGKYYFLSRPRRFGKSLTISTLYYIFKGEKELFKDTYIYDKWDFKEYPIIRLNILLAATDNEERFKKSLTNLIKQEGQRNNVEILEEDYKFAFDELILKLSRKGKVVILVDEYEKPILDNINNKEKAEKYREILRDFYVTIKSRDEYIKFVFITGITKFNLKSDYSGLNNLNDISLDNDYSQMLGYTQEELEYYFDEYIKETAEKLEITKNELLQEMKKYYNGFSFDGEHFVYNPFSILKFFQKKEFENYWFESGYTSFIYEYIKGKKVTYEDLTKYPVSAMDFSSREIEDAKANIFFAQAGYLTFKGIKRYGLRKKYILDYPNIEVKNSFSELILEANYGLEEIENIIYELVDENNIEGLIEEIKRIISAIPYNLHQNRESYYHSLIYTILASAGLNVTAEELTNLGRIDLVLEHNDKIYLFEIKLDKSAKEAIEQIKEKKYYEKYKNNEVYIIGINIDSEKRNIDEYIIEKVKYSM
- the trmB gene encoding tRNA (guanosine(46)-N7)-methyltransferase TrmB, which codes for MHDKIGVLKYFLKPQNFDSYPLKWNEIFGNKRKIYVEIGFGSGEYMAALAKENPDINFVGFETSLTALYKAQVNFYNNNVNNARVIQGDARLLIRELFPSNSISKLIVNFPCPWPKERHKNRRIFIESFIKTLADVLKKGGTIELATDVDWYAQEVYETFNNSEFFEAQEVIENFNRPVKTKYELKWDKEGRNKYLFIAKKVKDYKVKRVLEGVSELPHKSIKNVDIEKLKSLKDQHIKNENLSFTVSSIYEDLSNDRYLLKVVSTDDDFMQQYYVSIYKKTNDWLVKLDSTTIPYRTPSVKYTVYKIAELVESD
- a CDS encoding MFS transporter; this encodes MKNNNLKFILALPFLQVFVQVGIASSFPQLAEIFGSTLLASTFIGITPLVSILFGSYWGKILEQKGESKTFLYSMALWSTALYLSGMSLKLPMLAIVFRAIQGIADSALFSNALTVISKSNLSAKEQTKYFGLVEFLASFGAVMGPLVIGTGFIYMSQYILMTVGIILFIATLILYKQLPVIEIHPEKVKKQVTKFSPRIFLAAFFGIFTLAVIVGFQATMPLFIEKYVNNPVFGKIYISIFALSLMIGNLLKHKVNGVKIWIPLASFATLILSMFASSISMYLFLMLIIISGLFLGLSLTMSSEYASYLSVGFEEKGMAVFSAFRISGNFFGPYLSIFYSMDGMNFFMLVLSLISLASTVFLFNFRKKYNEIEEI
- a CDS encoding HD-GYP domain-containing protein; the encoded protein is MKKEHISLYKLLSNSVMKIVILGILSVLIVLSIFNYFNIRNIEKTLKSNIDGLIKIAFNSMYNTLYDFDERFYKSLDKLMLDLKERPVDDYELIKIFSSMSVMMGETYDTKMIDINNLDQEVRNKIINLNDYSYYVIVDMHPKMITRYIYIKTENDYFLIESMLPTNRIIKTINNLTTLKDTYEFITDINICTHDFESLASSYELNELDTTNLMKVFANGEPIVLEKNGKFTYYSTWKYEDEKTYFHPIGIILKMDFGVYRNSIIYNILGMFVALLFIIYIISKKVHMLSKQISTPFEKMIDNMKNFQKTRYLEFDKIFDHCNIKEINELMTEYQKMTEDIVSSFEEINTMNEELEESYREIESINNELEEAYINFSTQLAMISEGYDENTGNHVNRVGELSAFIAEKLGVMDENIEKIRHYAPLHDIGKIMVPKEILTKKGRLTKEEFEIMKKHTLYGATLIGDSPQFEIAKNIALYHHEKYNGKGYPFGLKGEDIPLCATIVSVVDVYDALRSERPYKPAFTHEKAMDIILNGDDRTNPDDFNPEVLKIIKEYEYEIKELWEKIKEDSSKLKKILDIEKE
- a CDS encoding radical SAM protein; translation: MKLSKYLVYVWVKNNLIIYNTFNKSIVSLNKEIGDIFVNKLTKGDFNVSKTIIDFLINEGIIYEDDNFNEIDILKNIDYINKNKLEELDLTIAVTTKCNFSCIYCYEKEIKKEDITKNTLDKIIDFIYRNIKDLRKLKITWYGGEPLLKIKEMEYFFHKIIPILNERKILYESSIITNGYLLNKKTIERLKKIKVTHLQVTVDGIRELHNIRRPLINKKDTFDNIMKNIEYAKREFDIALRVNLDKEIYENFDEFLNYLKEKKLEKYISIYVSFTKNYFGDNLQYFNQSEYYNIELEIIEKIINRNFKYAYDILNGIGICPAPYKNSLIISSDGNIYKCPLHIGNVEESIGKIDTFKNYKNTKWYNYTPFKYDECVNCEVFPLCMSGCPDKKMKQMTGMCPSIKYNIKKYLEIIYKDIV
- the metK gene encoding methionine adenosyltransferase, which translates into the protein MKKRLFTSESVTEGHPDKVADQVSDAILDALLEKDPFSRVAVETLVTTGIAMVAGEISTKAYVDIPKIVRETILEIGYTRAKYGFDGETSGVLVSIDEQSPDIAMGVDKALEAKIGEIKDDDPYEKIGAGDQGIMFGYATNETPEMMPLPIVLAHKLAYRLAEVRKNGTLEFLRPDGKTQVTVEYDENGKPIEVETVLISTQHEPDVTIDEIREALIEHVIKPIIPEEYLTDNTRILVNPTGRFVLGGPHADTGLTGRKIIVDTYGGWVPHGGGAFSGKDPTKVDRSAHYMARYVAKNIVAAGLADEVMIQLGYAIGVAKPVSILIDTKGTAKVDEDKLYKVVTEMFDFRPGAIIKNLDLLKPIYKKTAAYGHFGRTDIDLPWERTDKVNELRAAFGL